In Gossypium arboreum isolate Shixiya-1 chromosome 6, ASM2569848v2, whole genome shotgun sequence, the following are encoded in one genomic region:
- the LOC108484452 gene encoding uncharacterized protein At4g08330, chloroplastic-like, with amino-acid sequence MEKSVFVKDVQQLNGNLHHSFSSVSQRDVTYSCGSCGYELNLSSSSRNTATIGSKYGKSIKRGMISFFNIDETRFTQVDEFQCRPYFSKHSWGLFRHRTKLLCRKCGNHIGNAYDDKSSGYPRVLDGSDSSSGTEPSNHRKYDVRIRALQPSTAEGLSTPLFA; translated from the exons ATGGAGAAATCTGTTTTTGTTAAAGATGTACAACAACTCAATGGAAATCTCCaccattctttttcttctgtttctcaaAGAGATGTAACTTACAG CTGTGGTTCTTGTGGGTATGAGCTAAACCTAAGTTCCTCTAGTAGAAACACCGCAACAATCGGCTCTAAATATGGAAAATCGATTAAGCGAGGGATGATATCATTCTTCAATATAGACGAGACCAGATTTACGCAGGTCGATGAATTCCAATGCAGACCCTACTTTTCGAAGCACTCGTGGGGTTTATTCCGCCATAGAACCAAACTACTTTGTCGCAAGTGTGGGAACCACATTGGCAATGCTTATGATGATAAATCTTCTGGCTACCCTCGTGTCTTAGATGGTTCTGATTCATCCTCCGGCACTGAACCTTCTAACCATAGAAAATATGATGTTAGAATCCGTGCCCTACAGCCTTCGACTGCTGAAGGACTCAGCACTCCACTTTTTGCGTGA
- the LOC108486593 gene encoding long chain acyl-CoA synthetase 9, chloroplastic, with the protein MTGYIVGALVPIVFTLLLRSSKKVKKRGVPVDVGGEPGYTIRNSRFPSPVETSWEGISTLAELFEQACKQHADKPLLGTRKLILREVEVTEDGRSFEKLHLGDYEWLTYGKTFETVCDFASGLVHLGHKREERVAIFADTSEEWFIALQACFRLNVTVVTIYASLGEEALCHSLNETEVTTVISGNKELKKLVNISGQLDTVTRVICMDDEFPSSANGRWTISSFADVKSVGRASPVDADLPLSADVAVIMYTSGSTGLPKGVMMTHGNVLATVSAVMTIVPGLGSKDVYLAYLPLAHILELAAENLIPAVGGIIGYGTPLTLTDTSNKIKRGTKGDATVLSPTVMAAVPAILDRVRDGVRKKVDTKGGLAKKLFDLAYSRRLSAINGSWFGAWGLEKFLWDFLVFKKVRAVLGGRIRFLLSGGAPLSADTQRFINICLGAPIGQGYGLTETCAGATFSEVDDTSVGRVGSPLPCSFVKLVDWPEGGYLISDSPMPRGEIVVGGSSVTLGYFKNEEKTKEVYKVDERGMRWFYTGDVGQFHADGCLEIIDRKKDIVKLQHGEYVSLGKVEAALSINPYVDNIMLHADPFHSYCVALVVASQHAVEDWASKQGVAFTDFAELCEKEETIKEVLSSLVQIGKKAGLEKFEIPAKIKLLSTPWTPESGLVTAALKIKREAIRKAFSEDLAKLYT; encoded by the exons ATGACTGGTTATATCGTTGGTGCGCTTGTTCCTATTGTTTTTACCCTTCTCCTTCGGAGTTCAAAGAAGGTAAAGAAGCGAGGGGTGCCAGTCGATGTTGGTGGGGAACCGGGGTATACAATCCGAAACAGTCGATTCCCTTCCCCTGTTGAAACATCATGGGAAGGTATATCTACTCTTGCAGAACTTTTTGAGCAGGCATGTAAGCAACACGCAGATAAACCATTGCTTGGAACTAGGAAATTGATTTTGAGGGAGGTTGAAGTAACTGAAGATGGAAGATCCTTTGAGAAGCTTCATTTGGGAGATTATGAATGGTTGACTTATGGGAAAACATTTGAAACCGTGTGTGATTTTGCTTCTGGATTGGTTCATCTTGGTCACAAAAGGGAAGAGCGTGTGGCAATCTTTGCTGATACCAGTGAAGAATGGTTCATTGCATTGCAG GCCTGCTTTAGGCTCAATGTGACTGTGGTGACCATATATGCATCTTTAGGAGAGGAGGCCTTATGTCACTCATTAAATGAG ACTGAAGTTACGACAGTGATTTCTGGTAACAAAGAACTAAAAAAACTTGTCAACATTAGCGGGCAACTTGACACTGTCACACGTGTGATCTGTATGGACGATGAATTTCCATCCAGTGCAAATGGTAGATGGACAATCTCTTCTTTTGCTGATGTCAAAAGTGTCGGCCGTGCAAGTCCCGTGGATGCCGATTTACCTCTTTCAGCTGATGTTGCAGTTATAATGTATACTAGTGGAAGTACCGGATTGCCTAAG GGTGTGATGATGACGCATGGCAATGTACTAGCTACGGTTTCTGCAGTTATGACAATCGTTCCTGGACTTGGGAGTAAGGATGTTTATCTTGCTTATCTGCCGCTTGCTCATATTCTTGAATTAGCGGCTGAG AATTTAATTCCTGCTGTTGGAGGTATCATAGGATATGGAACCCCTTTGACTCTCACCGATACATCCAACAAGATAAAAAGGGGAACAAAGGGGGATGCCACTGTTTTAAGTCCTACTGTGATGGCAGCTGTCCCAGCAATTCTTGATCGTGTTCGTGATGGAGTGCGAAAGAAG GTAGACACAAAGGGTGGACTAGCCAAGAAATTGTTTGACTTGGCTTATTCCCGTAGATTATCTGCAATCAATGGTAGTTGGTTTGGTGCCTGGGGCCTGGAAAAGTTCCTATGGGACTTTCTTGTCTTTAAAAAGGTCCGAGCAGTTCTCGGTGGTCGCATTCGATTTTTGTTATCTGGTGGTGCTCCTTTATCTGCAGATACTCAGAGATTTATCAACATCTGCCTTGG TGCTCCAATTGGCCAAGGGTATGGTTTAACTGAGACTTGTGCTGGTGCCACCTTTTCTGAGGTTGATGATACATCCGTTGGTCGTGTTGGTTCTCCACTTCCTTGCTCCTTTGTCAAG TTAGTAGATTGGCCTGAAGGTGGGTATTTAATTAGTGATTCACCAATGCCTCGTGGAGAAATAGTAGTCGGTGGTTCCAGTGTAACACTTGGATACTTTAAAAATGAAGAGAAAACAAAAGAAGTGTACAAG GTTGATGAGAGAGGAATGAGGTGGTTCTATACTGGTGATGTAGGACAGTTTCACGCTGACGGTTGCCTCGAGATAATTGACCGTAAAAAGGACATTGTCAAGCTTCAGCATGGGGAATATGTTTCTTTGGGAAAG GTTGAGGCTGCTCTCAGCATCAATCCCTATGTTGACAATATTATGTTGCATGCTGATCCGTTCCATAGTTACTGTGTGGCTCTTGTTGTGGCTTCCCAGCATGCAGTGGAAGATTGGGCTTCTAAGCAAGGAGTTGCTTTTACTGATTTTGCGGAATTGTGTGAGAAAGAAGAAACTATCAAGGAAGTACTCTCGTCTCTCGTTCAG ATCGGCAAGAAGGCAGGACTGGAGAAGTTTGAGATTCCGGCTAAAATCAAATTGCTTTCAACTCCATGGACTCCAGAATCCGGGCTTGTCACTGCAGCTCTAAAGATCAAGAGAGAGGCCATCAGGAAAGCTTTCTCTGAAGACCTGGCTAAGTTATATACATAA